From a single Pseudoalteromonas nigrifaciens genomic region:
- a CDS encoding HopJ type III effector protein has protein sequence MTLSDYLEKLANEPKSIEFTDTMAIIDTHYRFTPCAFNNHGLLSAASENNGSCKIFAFAKLNQLSKQNTLDCFGQFYHQDVLNNPKGSDHMNIRTFMLAPEVTPFLGVTFTGEPLKAI, from the coding sequence GTGACTCTAAGTGACTACCTAGAAAAATTGGCAAATGAGCCAAAAAGCATCGAATTTACCGACACTATGGCAATTATCGATACACATTACCGCTTCACCCCTTGCGCATTTAATAATCATGGTTTACTTAGTGCTGCGAGCGAGAACAATGGTTCTTGCAAAATTTTCGCTTTTGCAAAACTAAACCAACTTAGTAAACAAAATACGCTCGATTGCTTTGGTCAGTTTTATCATCAAGATGTGCTTAACAACCCCAAAGGTAGCGATCATATGAATATTCGCACCTTTATGCTTGCTCCTGAAGTGACCCCGTTTTTAGGCGTAACCTTTACAGGCGAGCCACTTAAAGCTATTTAA